One Nicotiana tomentosiformis chromosome 1, ASM39032v3, whole genome shotgun sequence genomic window, CAATCCCAGAAAGAACGAACTGCTTTGAAATACAAGGATCAAAGTATCTAATTTTCTATGTGAATTCGAACAGAAGTTTATGTCACTAAATATTACATAACAAGTACCACTAAATCACATTACAAAATGCTTAAAATTTGTGATTCAAGAAAAAAATATAGTTCAGTCCTTATATGTTATTATTAGTCATATATAATATAATAGGATAGAAAGATTAAAATATCTCTCTATCACATTTATACCTTTCAACGGACGAAGTTCTACCACGAATTTCTACCTCCTTTATCCTTCACTTCCCCATCTTAGAAGGAAACATACAGGAAAACCAAGCTGGTGTACAACTTGTTTTTGTTTCCAAGACATGAGTTCAAGAAATGTATGGTGCACAGGTAAAATCAGTAAAAGATCAAGCCTAGTGGCAATCATATGCAGATGAAAATAGGCAGAAGGAGCTGGGAACTAACCAATGAACAAAGAAAATCTTGCTCTTTTGGCAATTCTCGGAGGTCACAAAATCAAAGTCATACACCGCATatcggcaatcattttctggCAAAGAAGCAgtaaaatcatcaaaattttcaGCAGGGCTGCCAGTTTTCTCAACAATGACCTCCTTTTTCTTTTCATCAATCTTGAAAATCACATATCTGTGGACTTTCTTCCTCTTTAGCTCCAAGAATGCATTTTTGCCGTGATCAGCCACACCCATTCCAAAAGAAGCATTTGGCTGAAAATCAAGGAAAAACCAGCTTAGGTTCAACATGTAACATGGAAAGAGATAGAGAATTTGAGGATTTAACATACCAAAGAAGCAAATAGATTTTAGTTCTTCACTGAAAAACTAAATTTAACTATTCAAAATTTGGCCTTTATCTTTTTTTCCCTGGAATAATGGTGGTACGAGGCCAACTTGCAGGCACCTTGACTATTTCTTTTGTACCTATTATTTTACACCAGCAGAAGTATTAAGTAACTCTCTAAACGTTTGCATATTTCTTGTtcaattataatgaatatattaagAATAGTGTTACATCCTAGTTGGGTGGTGTAACTTTATAACTTCAGAAGTTGTGCTCTACAGAACCTCATATGGATCAGGGCGTCACTGATTACTAAGGGGCTGCGTTTTCTACAACATAAAGTAGATGCTACCATGGTGCTTAAATCAAAATTATCAACAGAAAATCAAAACCTAAAAACATTTAGCTAATCGAAGTAATTGTTGATAACGTGGAAGTACAAAAATCTCTATAAGCCTTGTGAACATACAAATTCATCAAATACATGGATACACTTAGAGATAGAGACGTACCCCTCTGAATCTGAAAGACATGATTAATGTCTAAAAAAACTGGAGAGCAAAGAAACTGGAGTACCCTTGAGAGAAGATGGGGAATATTGTAAAAGGTGGTGTTGAATGGAGAGGTTATTAAGATAAGAGGAGAAAAAGAAGATactgccaaaatgaagaaagtaACGTAATAGCAGTATTATTCTCTGTTCTTTTCCCACACTTGTACTTTTTTTTTATAGAGTTGGTCCATTGTTTCTATCCAAAACGCCACCTTCTCAACTCAGGGGCGGTGCGTTGATCGAACGCTTCCCTTACTTTTTGCGATGCCAAACGCCATTTGACCATATTCAAATTGCCTTTTCCTCTAAGCTTTCcgctgttttttttttaaaaaaatttttgCATAAGATAAATCCTCTGATACCAAAAGAAATAGGCGGCATaacacttgaaattgattttcatCGTATCTTTTTCTAGAGAGAAATTTAGATGGAATACCTCTTGTTAATAGGAGACGATATGTTTGAAGAATTAGAATCCCGCGCTTACGTAATAACAGAGGAAGACATAACTAGTCtattagtattatgtttatgctACTACTCCTCTATGTTCTGTTTATAATACAGCTAAATTCACCCGCACTGGAACAAATAAGGCCTCCGAGACATTTAGTGTTATTACTATACTTGTTGAATAATAAAAGGACATCAATTCAAATTAACAGCTACAAAAATTGTAGCTAAATGAAAACAATTCAAATCAATCTTATTTCCAAAGTGTACTCTGGTCAAATTCATCTCCTAAATGATCTCGTTTGTACGATTTTAAGCTAAGACTTTGACACTTGATCATAATAGCACATACCATTTCATTGACAAGTTCGCTGAAAATTTCAAGTTTGGCAGgctaaaaaccaaaaaaataaaagaattacaaAGTTGGCTCATTTTTCAgcaacaaagaaaagaaagagcaAAATATTCCCTAGGATACAATCTGTTTATATCAGATGTCCAGAAGGGACTCATCAATACTAAACAAATACAATTCAAGGCAGCCAAATATATTTGTACATGTCAAATTGACCAATGTCATTGTTCCAAATTGATCAAACCTACTCCATTTTTAATCAGAGTCTAAATTACATCAGATCTGGATCATCTTCATAATCGTAGTCCGGTTCACTTGAATGCCTCATTCTCTTTGCATCTCTTGGACCTCCCCTTCCTTTCCTTGGTCTACCTCTGCAGAAATAGCCAAAAATAAGACTACCCTATCATATCCAGaacttgaaaaatatattattgagtATAAGAGAACAAGCAGTGAAAACTATCTATTTCACTCCTCCAACAACAGTGGTTATAGGATAAAATTCACTACTTACAGTCCATTGGTAGATATCCCTCCAACATCCCGACCAAGAGCTTGTTCCTCAGCCTGAAAATGTGCAATGATGCAACTTTCATATTCTTTGAAATATGGAATCAGCGTATCATGTTGGGTAAAATATGCATTTTGGTGTCATTCCACGACCATCGTGCTCCACTTTGAAGTAGAAGGGGACATGATAGCTCATGGACAGTTTCTCATTTATCTTTTCTACTTTTGGGTCTCTCTCGGACAGAGACAAACAAGGGGTTACAAGGAAAGGTTCCATCAATTGTAATTAAAGGATAGAAGATAGGAAACAGTATGAATTAAAATCCAATAACTCGTGTCAAAACGTCTTCGGAATGCTATTGAGCTGTTAACAAGCTCTGAGACCACTCAAAAAGGTAGGGGTTCCTGCATGGATGGGAGCGTCTAGTTTGTTGCTTGGTATACTCCTATCTCTTTCTTTTTCCACTCTCCTTATATTAACCCAGTCCTTTTCAGCCAAAGACAAGTTCAACTGCCTTTTTTCCCTACTGCTGCTTCTCGCTTAAATGGTTGATAGCATCTACTTCTCTGCTGATTCATTTGAAAATTGATAACTTTTCTGTTTCATTTGTTCCTTCTTCCATTTATGTTATCCTCTCATTTCTTCCCTATCCTTTTTCAGGGTTCTAAAAGGAGAATTTCACATGGAAGTTCAACAGAATGCACTAAGATCCCTAACTTAACAACAGGAATATAAACCAAGAAGGTGTCAAAGTCGAGGTGCTGATCAAAAGAACACCTTGCTACTGTTGCAAATTTACATTAGAAACTCTATCAAGAATTTCTACTTTTATTCAGCTTCAGTAAATCTTTTCGACATTCATATGAGGTGCCCTAATTTGCCTCAGAACTTCTAGACTTTTAAAAGATAGAGACAGGACAGTCAATGGGTTATAATCAATAGCCAACGTACTATATCAAGTTTAAATCTGTACAAGAAACAAAGAGCAACAATTATTTTGTAAAACAGGGAAAAAAGAATATGTTCTTGCAACATGACAGACATAAACTTAGAGACAAACTAAATTTGGATATCACTCACAGAATCTCTGATATGATTCATAATGTATAAGATCGTAATGAAAAGATATAAATCCATCAACAGCATTCCAATGTTCCCATTGCTGAGAAATACAGAAAAATACATAC contains:
- the LOC104115160 gene encoding actin-depolymerizing factor yields the protein MSFRFRGPNASFGMGVADHGKNAFLELKRKKVHRYVIFKIDEKKKEVIVEKTGSPAENFDDFTASLPENDCRYAVYDFDFVTSENCQKSKIFFVHWSPATSRIRAKMLYATSKDAFRRELDGFHYEIQATDPTEVDLEVLKDRAH